A DNA window from Acomys russatus chromosome 7, mAcoRus1.1, whole genome shotgun sequence contains the following coding sequences:
- the Klk4 gene encoding kallikrein-4, translating to MTVTAQAPWSWFLGYLIFGVTGSLASSASGRIIQGQDCLPHSQPWQVALFSEDDQFFCSGVLVHPRWVLSAAHCIQDSYTVGLGLHNLEGSPEPGSRLLEAHLSIQHPSYNDPPFANDLMLVKLNESVMESNTIRRIPVASQCPTPGDTCLVSGWGRLKNGKLPSLLQCVNLSVVSEETCRMLYDPVYHLSMFCAGGGLDRKDTCNGDSGGPIVCNRSLQGLVSLGQGECGQPGIPSVYTNLCKFTNWIQTTIQTR from the exons ATGACAGTCACTGCACAAGCCCCCTGGAGCTGGTTCCTGGGGTACCTCATCTTTGGGGTCACAg GATCCTTGGCCTCAAGTGCCAGCGGCCGGATCATACAAGGCCAGGACTGCCTCCCACACTCGCAACCCTGGCAGGTGGCACTGTTCTCAGAAGATGATCAGTTTTTCTGCTCGGGCGTCCTAGTGCATCCGCGGTGGGTGCTGTCCGCAGCACACTGCATACAGGA CTCCTACACCGTGGGACTGGGCCTGCACAACCTGGAAGGCTCCCCAGAGCCTGGCAGCCGGCTGTTAGAGGCCCACCTCTCCATCCAGCACCCGAGCTACAACGACCCTCCTTTTGCCAACGACCTCATGCTCGTCAAACTGAATGAATCAGTGATGGAATCTAACACAATCAGGCGCATCCCTGTGGCATCCCAATGTCCCACCCCTGGGGATACCTGCCTAGTCTCTGGCTGGGGTCGACTAAAGAACG GGAAGTTGCCCAGCCTGTTGCAGTGTGTGAACCTCTCAGTGGTGTCAGAGGAGACTTGCAGGATGCTGTATGACCCTGTGTACCACCTCAGCATGTTCTGCGCTGGAGGAGGGCTGGACCGAAAAGACACGTGCAAT gggGACTCTGGGGGTCCCATAGTGTGCAACAGATCCCTGCAAGGGCTCGTGTCTTTGGGACAAGGAGAGTGTGGGCAGCCTGGCATACCAAGTGTCTACACCAATCTCTGCAAGTTCACTAACTGGATCCAGACCACCATTCAGACAAGATAG
- the LOC127192387 gene encoding kallikrein-2-like: MWFLLLCLTLSLEKYGALPLLVTRIIGGWECDRHSQPWQAAVYHYDRAVCGGILVHPQWVLTAAHCISRNMNVGLGQHSLSSDEDTGQYVAVSRSIPHPLYNMSLRESRIPSPGADNSHDLMLLRLSEPANITEAVSVLSLPTEEPKLGSQCLASGWGSINPDESIEARTLQCVDLNLMSNDACKMVYLQKVTEFMLCAGHQGGGKDTCMGDSGGPLICDGMLQGIVSAGGDPCAQPSWPSIFTKLTPYIEWLKTTMEDNL, encoded by the exons atgtggttcctgctCCTGTGCCTTACCCTGTCTCTGGAGAAATATG GCGCCCTGCCCCTCCTTGTGACCAGGATCATCGGAGGCTGGGAGTGTGACAGACATTCCCAACCGTGGCAGGCGGCTGTGTATCATTATGACAGAGCTGTGTGTGGGGGCATCCTGGTGCACCCCCAGTGGGTCCTCACAGCCGCCCACTGCATCAGCCG AAACATGAACGTGGGACTAGGTCAACACAGCCTGAGTTCTGATGAAGACACTGGTCAGTATGTGGCTGTCAGCCGCTCCATCCCACACCCACTCTACAACATGAGCCTCCGAGAGTCCAGAATTCCCAGCCCGGGTGCTGACAACAGCCACGACCTGATGCTGCTTCGGCTGAGTGAGCCAGCCAACATCACAGAGGCCGTGAGCGTGCTGAGCCTGCCCACTGAGGAGCCTAAACTGGGAAGCCAATGCCTGGCATCTGGCTGGGGCAGCATCAATCCAGATGAGT CTATAGAGGCAAGGACCCTGCAGTGTGTGGACCTCAACCTCATGTCCAATGATGCCTGTAAGATGGTTTATTTGCAGAAGGTGACAGAATTCATGCTGTGTGCTGGGCACCAGGGAGGCGGCAAAGATACCTGCATG GGTGACTCCGGAGGCCCCCTTATTTGTGATGGGATGCTCCAAGGTATTGTGTCAGCGGGTGGTGACCCTTGTGCCCAGCCCAGTTGGCCTAGCATATTCACCAAGCTGACACCATACATAGAGTGGCTCAAGACCACCATGGAGGACAACCTGTGA